The Actinomycetota bacterium genomic interval CGCAAGCGCAAGCAAGGTCCGCTCGAACCCGAGCGCGAAACCAAGGCCAGGCGTGGGCCTGCCGCCAAAAAGCTCGGTCAGGCGGTCGTAACGTCCGCCTCCCCCGATAGCGTTTTGCGAGCCTAAACCTGCGTCAACTTGCACCTCAAAGACTGTGCGGGTGTAGTAATCCAATCCCCTTACCAGCCGCGAATCTTCTGTATAGGGTATCCCCAGATCATCCAGACAGCTCTTGACAGCGGCGAAATGCACTGTGCATTCCTCACATAGCCTGTCGCGCAAAACCGGAGCCGCCGACATCACATCTACGCAAGCAGCGTTCTTACAGTCAAAGGCTCGAAGGGGGTTTGACTCGGCGCGTCTTGCGCATTCGTCACAAAGGTGCGCGACGTTCTCGGCGATATATCCAGCGATCGACTCGCGGTACGCGGGGCGACATGCCTCGTCGCCCATGGAGTTGAGAAGAAGCCGCATGGAGTCGAACGGAATGCCGGCGGCTTGAAAGAAGCGCATAAGTAACGCGATCACCTCGGCGTCGATGCCCGGACCAAACGCCCCGAGCGCTTCGACTCCTATCTGCCAGAATTGGCGCATGCGACCTTTTTGCGGCCGCTCATAGCGAAACATCGGACCCATGTAATAGAGCTTGGCCAAGCCGCCCTGAGGCACAAGGTTATGCTGCACGGCCGCTCTGACCGCGCTCGCGGTGCCTTCCGGCCGCAGGGTAAGCGAATTCGGCGGCTCACCCTTATCCAAAAAGGTGTACATCTGCTTGGACACGATGTCGGTGGCATCCCCGATTCCGCGGGCAAAGACCTCCGTGTGCTCAAAAAGAGGAGTGTAGAGCGGCGAATAACCGTAGCGCGAAAAGAGCTCCTGCGCGATTCCGGCAAGTCGCTCCCAGGCGCGAGCGGCGTCAGGCAACAGGTCCTCGGTACCCTTGGGTGCGCGGAAATCCATCGATGTTCACGGCGCCTTTCTGCACAAAGTCGTTATAAGCCGTGTAAGTGTATCCGATGAAACCGCCGCGGGCTACTTGCTCGCTACTTGCGCGAAAGCCGCTTGCCGATGCGAAGCCACCAGATTCCGCCGATGACGATTCCTGCCGTCATCAGCACGTGCTTGACGATGAGCGCGGGCACGATTCCTTTGACGACCGCCGGATCCCACTCAAAGCGAGTGAAAAATATGGTTCTGGGTATGCCGCCGACCACAATCCATGCAACCGCGGCCCAGGCGATTACTTTTAGCCGAGGATACGCCGCTTCAAGCACTTTCAGGTCGACGGAATCTTTTGAAACCGCGCGATCAAGAGCCCACAGCACCGTCGCGGTCGCAATCAACACGGCTGTGGCGACATCGTGCAGATAGTTGTTGATGATGATAATGATCGCTGTCATGGGGTTTGAGTCTCACTTGCCGAGGGTGTGGACTCCTCGCTTTCGGGCAGCTCGTCAAGGGAGGTGACGTTGGTGACGAACCATCGATCGTCCGTAAGCGCAAGGTCGTAACGCAAGCGGTACACCACGCCCCGCTCGGAGCGAACCGTCTCAGTGGTATCGACCGAGATGTGGTCGTAATCCCAAGTCTCGGTGGTCGTGACGCTCGCTTGCCCTTCTTGCGGGAACGTAACCTCGCCAACCTCAATATCTTGTAGTTCAGAAACCATCCTGACACGCGATTCGCCGAGCGCCGCCATGAGGAAGAAGGCTCGTGTGGCCTGCTCTTCGGTGGCGACCTGATTTAGCGCGTTCATGTCCAGGGTTTCGAAACCACGAGCAAGCGCCTCGGTATACGCCATGACGGTTTGTCTGACAGCCAAGGCCTCATCGGCCTCGGAGCGCGGCATGATACCGCATCCGGTAATTGAAAACGCCGCCGATAGCAGCAGTATCGACAAGATAAGCCTCTTCATTGGAAATACACCGCATGCAAGGTGTCGAAGAAGAGGGACGAGGCGAAGAGTGAGATGAGCACGAACGCGAATGATAAAAGGTAGAGCCATGCTGTCTTGGCGCCCTTCCAAGCGTAAAACCTGCGCAGGTGGAGGTACAATCCCAAGATGAGCCAGGTGACAAGTGACCACGTCTCTATCGGATCCCAAGCCCAATAGCGACCCCAGGCGCTGAACGCCCAAACCGCTCCGGTAAGCATTCCAAACCCCCAAAACGCAAATGTAATGCCCACATACCGGTATGCAAACCTGTCGAGCTGCTCCAGATCACCCATGCGCTCCATCACGTCTGGCTTCAGGCGTTTCCACACAAGGCACAGCACGGAAGCGCCTAGTGCGGCCACGGAGGCACCAAAAGAGACGTAGTAAAACGCGATGTGCATAATAAACCAGATCCCGGAAAAGGTGGGAGGCAGGTTTTCAACCCTCGGCCCGGTGTAGAGCCCCCATACCAGCGTCGCGAACGCCGCAGGGTACAGCGCAAGACCTATCTGCGAGAGAGACGGGCGGTAAACCATCAAATACGACCCTATAGCCGCGGTTGCAAGCGCGTACCAGGAAAGGTTGTCATACATAGTGACGACCGGCACATGATCCAAAGCCACCCATCGCGCGATCATTCCCGCCAGATGGACGGCAAGCGCGAAAACTCCGACCCACATGGCAACTTTGCCAACCTTGAAACCGAAACGCGTCTGCAACAACAAAAAGACGAACGCAAGCAAATAGCCCACCGCCGCTAACAGGTGTAGTACCGGGTCTGCCGCAAGTAGTAACTCCGTCATACGCTTTCCTTAGCTTCCGCCGCCGTCTGAAGTTTGTTGTACTCTTCGATATACAGATTAGCAAAGCGCGCCGCGTGCCAATATGCGACAACGGTACCATCCTCGTGCTTGATAAGCGTAATCTCCCGAGACGGAGTCAGGTACACCAGCAGTGAGCCGATAAATATCACCACGAAACTGAAGAACATGGGCTCGTAGCCGATGCTGCGATCGAAAGATACCGTTGAAAAGCGTCTCATCGCGTCAATCCTCACGTCGATATCTCCGACCATCGCGTGCGACGTCTGCGCGAAGGATTGCTGGCCGATCACTTGACCTGCGCGCTTAAGGCGCAATACCAACTCCGGCGAGCCTCCAGGAACTTGTGGGTCGTGATAGACCTTGGCCTGCAACAGGTCTCCGTTTCCAAGATCGGTGTCAAGGTACGACGGCTCCTTTTGGGAGGGAGGCAGCGGCATGTCGAGTCGATGCAGTGTAGCTTCTTCTCCGGCCGTCACAGTAAGTGCGAAGGCGTAGCCTACGCGGTGTTCTTGAAAGTAGCGGACCCCGTCTATCATGCGCGGCTCATTGACCACCAGCTCAACCAGCGTCTGCCTGCCGTCAACCGTAAGGGAATAATCGCCGATAATCGTGCGCGGCTGACCATTTTCCCAATAAGTTATCTGCAGCTCCCGCAAGCCAAAATCGCCAGGTAGCACAGGCGGATCGGCAAGTAATCCCTGCTGAGGAACCTCAAGCGGTGTGCCCTCTGGCATGGGAGGTTCGCCCTCGAAAAACTCCATGAGCCCAGAACTGTTGGTCAGAGCGACCAGCAACACCGATACCACCGTGACACACATGCCAAAGTGCAGCAAAGAAGGACCTACAAGCCCCCAGGGGTGACAGACGAATCTGGTAGTCTTCGTTGACTTGCGAAGCCGAACGTACCCAAGCTGCGATAAGGCACTGGATAGGTCCTCTGGGGACGCGACACTAAATCGATACGCGGACGCCGGACCTATCTCCCTTGTCAGTCGCCGAAAGTCGCGTCTGATCATAATGACTGTCGCCGCGAACAATTGCAGTGAGGCGATTGCGGCGATAACCTCGAGCCACCACATTGTGAAAACACGATTCAGCCCAAGTAACTCAACGGCCGGATTTTGCGAGACCACCGGCGATTGCGGCACCACGAGACCGACCATCATCGCGATTCCGGCGAAAAGCATAACAGCTATGATGGCCTTGGGATGAAGCAGGTGGATCCTGAGCCAGCCGACCACAGTACGATCCCTGCCGGCGCTTTGTCTACCAAAAAGCACGTAAGAGTCTCACCAGTTCCACCCTCCTGCTGCACTCGCGTGCCCACTACCGCACATTACGGAGTTAGCCGTCAGGCAGGAGACCCGACGGTTGGGGTCACCACCGTAGGACCACATTTGCATATTAGCTTTGTTGCCCTGATACGCGTAGCGATCGGGCATTGTGCTAACAGTACCGCCGCCGTCGCCGATAAGCCCGTGAAGGGCGCCGCCATGCGGTACGGTGATGTGACAGTTTATGCATATCCCGTAAGGGTTGCCTCGTTTGTCGGCGCGACTATGAGCCGCGAAAAGGTCGTCAACGACATCCATATTGTGACAAATATTGCATAACAACCCTGTGTAGTCCGCGCCTCCAGCAGTAAACCACATATCCGCCGAGGGGTTCACGCCTTCGCCGTCCGCGCGCCTGGTCGGCCACGTCCCGCGCAAAATATGTCTGATCGCCGAGCCATGTGGCCCTTGGGAGGTCGCGGTCATGATATTGGAGCGGTGGCAGTCAGAGCAGGTCATCGTCTGGACGCCCACTCCGCCTAAGGTATGCGGACGATCCCAGGGAGGCCTCATGTGGGTGGGCTGCCTGACGGGACGGGTTCTACCAGGGGCCGATGTGGTGTTCACGCGGCTTACTACAGGATGAAATGCGGCGTTGTCCGGATTGAACTCCAACGCGACATTCGTCCATGTCTTGGCGGGATCGGTGGGGCCCCAGTTTTCGATGAACCCTGGGTTCGCGCCCGAATGGCATCTAAAGCATATCTGGTACTCGAAGGTGGAGGTCACCACAGTCGAATACGCTGTGGGGGTCACCCATCGCGAGGCAAGCGTGGCACTATCGGCTGTGGTAGCTGGATAACTCGGAGCCCTTCCAAACACTCCCGCAAGCGGAGACCCGGCACCTATCCTGTTGGTGTTGGCCCCAGCCCATACGCGAGACACATTTCCTGCGGCGTGCGGGTTGTGACAGTCCTCGCACTCGACATGTTTGTTGGTGCTCAAATACGCGGGCGTCTCATCCATAAGTGAGGGCCGGCTAAGTCCCTGGAACGCGGCGACGCGATGCCCGAAAACGGGTACCTGCCATGTGATGGTAGCAGGCGCGAGCAAGGACCCTTGGGCGCCAAGTCCCCACGAATAGGTCATGGCGTAGCTGCCCGCAGCTGTGACCGTATCCGTCCGAACGGCAAGATCCATGATGACTTTGTCACCGGGACGAAGCTCTACCGCCGCACCTGCCGGCGTAGCTACCGTCTGAACTCCTCCCGGTAAAGCAGTTGTCACGAACTCGGCCCCGATACGGGTGGGAGCTACTATGTTCACCCTCGTGAGGTTATCCGCACGCCAAACATAGATAAACGGGAGCATGAATGCATTAGCTTCTAGGGAGCTTTCCCGGGAAAAGATCGACACTGTCCACGTAGCGGCGGGTACGGAAACAGTCGCCGCTACGGCCGGTGAAACGAACCTTACCCTCCGCCAGTTTTGCGTCCCTGTCGACACAGCGACGGTCGCGGTATCAAAAGACTCGAATGCCACAGACGAAGTGGCCGGAGACATAGAACGCACGCTCCATGTGCCGCCCGCGTAGGTTTGACCCTGATCGCCTGTGGAAACATTGCCGGTTACGGACTCCTCTCGCGCCGGCTTGAAAAACAGGCGGGCGGTGCTGCTGGTAAACTCGCGAAAAGTGTTTTGGGAGGTGGTGCTCATCGATCGGCCTGCCGACCCGAACCAGTCACGTCCGGCGACCGGCTTCATCCCATCAGCGGCAAGCGAGTGACACGAGAAGCAAAAACGTTCCTCGGCGAATGGATCAGACACGACCCCGCGTCCTAAGGCGGCCAATATGCGTCTGGACGGATCCCAGTGCAATCCAAACCTGTTGGCGGCCGTTTGGTAGAGCTTCGGCTGACGGTCGGTGTGGCATTTGGAGCAATCGCCCCTAAAGATGCTGCCATCATTGAAAGTAGATGTGACTACATAGCTGTGAGCGCTGGCGCCATAGACTGCGGCTGTGATCGTCGGAGTCCAACGCGTGCCATCATCGCGGCGATTGACAAAATCTTTGGGAAGCTGCACCGAATGACAACCAATGCAGATACCGCCGGTTGTCGCGATAAAATCGGTGTTTGTACCATCCGCCGAAGCCGCAAGTGATGTCCTCAGGTTAGCGGCATTGTTCGCGTTGAACCTATCGTGATCGACATGGCAGCTCAAGCAATATACATCTGTCGTCGAAGTCGGGTACTGGCCGAAGGGAAAGGCTCTGTCCCCGTCACCGGCAGCGCCGCCAAGCACATGATGGAAGTTCTCTGTGCGGCGTGCGCCGGTCACCGTGCCTGTGCCGTCCTCCATGAAGTCTTGAAACGCGTGACATGGGTAGCAGGCCATACCTCCAGCGGAGCCGCCGCCGGAAGGATTGTGTACATTGAAGCCGCCTGGGGCGTAGTCCTGGCCGTGACACGCATAGCAAGATTGTGTGTCGGCGCGATTATGACCAGCCGCCGGAGGGAATCTGAGCCTGTTTCCGCCGGTTCCGTCACGTCGAAGACCCTCGACAGTTTCGGTCGCGCTGACCGTCGTGTAAGTCGCGGTCACACTGTTCCACACGAAACCATCGGTGGTGGCGTGGCAGGTCAGACAGAAAGCACGGACACCAGCGGCTGTCGAAGTCTCAAGCAACCGCCCTCTCTCATCGGAGATCAAAGAAGCATTGCCACGCGTCGAGCCGTGGGGGTTGTGGCAGTTATAGCAAGGCAAGGGGGAGCCTACCGGCAGCGTTCCTCCGGGTGTCTCGATCCTGTGTCCCGCATTGACTGTCAGCGCGGGTGAGGGGTTCACTACAAACTGTCTGAT includes:
- the ccsA gene encoding cytochrome c biogenesis protein CcsA, which produces MTELLLAADPVLHLLAAVGYLLAFVFLLLQTRFGFKVGKVAMWVGVFALAVHLAGMIARWVALDHVPVVTMYDNLSWYALATAAIGSYLMVYRPSLSQIGLALYPAAFATLVWGLYTGPRVENLPPTFSGIWFIMHIAFYYVSFGASVAALGASVLCLVWKRLKPDVMERMGDLEQLDRFAYRYVGITFAFWGFGMLTGAVWAFSAWGRYWAWDPIETWSLVTWLILGLYLHLRRFYAWKGAKTAWLYLLSFAFVLISLFASSLFFDTLHAVYFQ
- a CDS encoding histidine--tRNA ligase, coding for MDFRAPKGTEDLLPDAARAWERLAGIAQELFSRYGYSPLYTPLFEHTEVFARGIGDATDIVSKQMYTFLDKGEPPNSLTLRPEGTASAVRAAVQHNLVPQGGLAKLYYMGPMFRYERPQKGRMRQFWQIGVEALGAFGPGIDAEVIALLMRFFQAAGIPFDSMRLLLNSMGDEACRPAYRESIAGYIAENVAHLCDECARRAESNPLRAFDCKNAACVDVMSAAPVLRDRLCEECTVHFAAVKSCLDDLGIPYTEDSRLVRGLDYYTRTVFEVQVDAGLGSQNAIGGGGRYDRLTELFGGRPTPGLGFALGFERTLLALAALKVNMGAALPVQVFVARVDESVFQLAFSLAQRIRDCGLIAEIDHLDRSLKAQFKHADRLGARLTVVVGPAEAAEGKVTLRDMVTKAESRVAIEELSSAVIKLLNSSERV